A stretch of Paracoccus sp. MA DNA encodes these proteins:
- the bfr gene encoding bacterioferritin, which yields MKGDAKVIEYLNAALRSELTAVSQYWLHYRLQEDWGYGKVADKSRAESIEEMHHADRLIQRIIFLEGHPNLQKLDPLRIGQNLKETLESDLAAEYDARTLYIEAREYCDKVGDYVSKNLFDALLTDEEGHIDFLETQLGLYEEIGAQNYGQLNAKSADEAE from the coding sequence ATGAAGGGCGACGCAAAGGTCATCGAGTATCTCAACGCAGCGCTACGGTCTGAACTCACCGCGGTCAGCCAGTATTGGCTGCACTACCGGCTGCAAGAGGACTGGGGTTACGGCAAGGTCGCCGACAAGTCGCGCGCCGAATCCATCGAGGAAATGCATCACGCGGATCGGCTGATCCAGCGAATCATTTTCCTGGAAGGCCATCCCAACCTGCAAAAGCTGGACCCGCTGCGGATCGGCCAGAACCTCAAGGAAACGCTGGAATCCGACCTGGCGGCCGAATACGATGCCCGCACCCTTTACATCGAGGCGCGGGAATATTGCGACAAGGTCGGGGATTACGTCAGCAAGAACCTGTTCGACGCGCTGCTGACTGATGAAGAGGGGCATATCGACTTCCTCGAAACCCAGCTGGGCCTTTACGAAGAGATCGGGGCGCAGAACTACGGCCAGCTCAACGCCAAATCCGCCGACGAGGCCGAATAG
- a CDS encoding HAD-IA family hydrolase gives MAGTVVFDLDGTLADTSGDLIAAANACFHARGLGALLDPIEDALIAFHGGRAMLRAGYARLPGDTILPPGAEDEDYPRLLGHYGEAIAIHTRLYPGAEAALDRLAAAGHRLAVCTNKPAALAETLLRELGIRDRFAAMIGADTLPVRKPDPRPYQAAVETAGGKVAQSFLVGDTETDRRTAAAAGVKVALVAFGPEGEALRRLAPEAMLAHFDDLPRLAADWLA, from the coding sequence ATGGCGGGAACGGTGGTCTTCGATCTGGACGGCACGCTGGCCGATACATCCGGCGACCTGATCGCGGCGGCCAATGCCTGCTTCCATGCCCGCGGCCTGGGCGCATTGCTGGATCCCATCGAGGATGCGCTGATCGCCTTTCACGGCGGCCGCGCCATGCTGCGCGCGGGCTATGCGCGGCTGCCCGGTGACACCATCCTGCCGCCCGGCGCCGAGGACGAGGATTATCCGCGCCTGCTGGGCCATTACGGCGAGGCGATCGCCATCCACACCCGGCTCTATCCCGGGGCCGAGGCGGCGCTGGACCGGCTGGCAGCGGCCGGCCACCGGCTGGCGGTCTGCACCAACAAGCCCGCCGCGCTGGCCGAGACGCTGCTGCGCGAACTGGGCATCCGCGACCGGTTCGCGGCCATGATCGGCGCCGACACGCTGCCGGTGCGCAAGCCCGATCCCCGCCCCTATCAGGCCGCGGTCGAAACGGCGGGCGGCAAGGTGGCGCAATCCTTCCTGGTCGGCGATACCGAGACCGACCGCAGGACCGCCGCCGCCGCCGGCGTCAAGGTCGCGCTGGTCGCCTTCGGCCCCGAGGGCGAGGCGCTGCGCCGGCTGGCGCCCGAGGCGATGCTGGCGCATTTCGACGACCTGCCGCGGCTGGCCGCCGACTGGCTGGCCTGA
- the glmU gene encoding bifunctional UDP-N-acetylglucosamine diphosphorylase/glucosamine-1-phosphate N-acetyltransferase GlmU, which produces MTEKPVALIVLAAGQGSRMQSDLPKVLHRLGGVPLVGHALATGRLLEPEEVIVVAGHGAEAVAKAVAKLDPEARIALQEEQLGTAHAVRQAMPLLEGFEGRVIVLYGDTPFIGEETLANLASHAADVVVLGFEAADPGRYGRLVTGPEGLERIVEYKDADEATRAIRLVNSGVLAADAALLREFLPRIGNRNAAGEYYLTDIPELARAAGHRVEVVTCDESETLGINTRAELAQAEAAFQARARARALEDGVTLSDPATVWFALDTCIGRDAVIGQNVVFGPGVTVESGAEILPFCHLEGCHVSAGATVGPFARLRPGAELGGDVHVGNFVEIKNAVLDEGVKVGHLTYLGDAHVGEATNIGAGTITCNYDGVGKHRTEIGAHAFIGSDTMLVAPVRVGTRAMTGSGSVITQDVPDDALALGRARQITKPGLATRLMQALRQKKGN; this is translated from the coding sequence ATGACCGAGAAACCCGTCGCGCTGATCGTGCTGGCCGCCGGACAGGGCAGCCGCATGCAGTCGGACCTGCCCAAGGTGCTGCACCGGCTGGGCGGCGTGCCGCTGGTCGGGCACGCGCTGGCCACCGGCCGCCTGCTGGAACCCGAAGAGGTGATCGTGGTCGCCGGCCATGGCGCCGAGGCGGTGGCCAAGGCGGTGGCGAAGCTGGACCCCGAGGCACGCATCGCCCTGCAGGAAGAGCAGCTCGGCACCGCCCATGCCGTGCGCCAGGCCATGCCGCTGCTGGAAGGGTTCGAGGGCCGGGTGATCGTGCTTTACGGCGACACCCCCTTCATCGGCGAGGAAACCCTGGCCAATCTTGCCAGCCATGCCGCCGACGTGGTGGTGCTGGGCTTCGAGGCCGCCGATCCCGGCCGCTACGGCCGGCTGGTCACCGGCCCCGAGGGGCTGGAGCGCATCGTCGAATACAAGGACGCCGACGAGGCGACGCGCGCCATCCGCCTGGTCAATTCCGGCGTGCTGGCGGCGGATGCGGCGCTGTTGCGCGAATTCCTGCCCCGGATCGGCAACCGCAACGCGGCGGGCGAATACTACCTGACCGACATTCCCGAACTGGCCCGCGCCGCCGGCCACCGGGTCGAGGTGGTGACCTGCGACGAATCCGAGACGCTGGGCATCAACACCCGCGCCGAACTGGCGCAGGCCGAGGCCGCCTTCCAGGCCCGCGCCCGCGCCCGGGCGCTGGAGGACGGCGTGACGCTGAGCGATCCGGCGACGGTCTGGTTCGCCCTCGACACCTGCATCGGCCGCGACGCGGTGATCGGGCAGAACGTGGTCTTCGGCCCCGGCGTGACGGTCGAAAGCGGCGCCGAGATCCTGCCCTTCTGCCATCTGGAAGGCTGCCATGTCAGCGCCGGCGCCACGGTCGGCCCCTTCGCCAGGCTGCGGCCCGGGGCGGAGCTGGGCGGCGACGTGCATGTCGGCAATTTCGTCGAGATCAAGAACGCCGTGCTGGACGAGGGCGTCAAGGTCGGCCACCTGACCTATCTGGGCGACGCCCATGTCGGCGAGGCGACGAATATCGGCGCCGGCACCATCACCTGCAATTACGACGGCGTCGGCAAGCACCGGACCGAGATCGGCGCCCATGCCTTCATCGGCTCGGACACCATGCTGGTGGCGCCGGTGCGGGTGGGGACGCGGGCGATGACCGGCTCGGGCTCGGTCATCACCCAGGACGTGCCGGACGACGCGCTGGCGCTGGGACGCGCGCGCCAGATCACCAAGCCCGGCCTCGCCACGCGGCTGATGCAGGCCCTGCGCCAGAAGAAGGGGAACTGA